Proteins encoded in a region of the Isosphaeraceae bacterium EP7 genome:
- a CDS encoding YkgJ family cysteine cluster protein: MQVHASCHDGNRVACRSGCTYCCMFPVAASAPEVLAIATFVRERFDEGRQAALDRRVEANISATEGMDMSRRDRVRVDCPFLEEGKCAVYEVRPVACRGYSSYSVEDCREDFEHPGAGVEIHTNGLRELVFGAIREGLAVACKSASVEHRLLELVRAYKIASEDSTLAETWRSRPGTFETATGESVFPGPWSDELNQDFEDVYSDTVNDLERGK, translated from the coding sequence ATGCAGGTCCATGCGTCTTGCCATGACGGGAACCGGGTCGCGTGCCGGAGCGGATGCACCTATTGCTGCATGTTCCCGGTCGCGGCTTCGGCTCCCGAGGTCCTGGCCATCGCCACATTCGTCCGCGAGCGGTTCGATGAAGGGCGGCAAGCGGCCCTCGATCGTCGCGTCGAGGCGAATATCTCGGCGACCGAAGGCATGGACATGAGCCGGAGGGATCGTGTCAGGGTGGATTGCCCCTTCCTTGAGGAGGGCAAGTGCGCGGTTTACGAGGTCAGGCCCGTCGCCTGCCGGGGATACTCATCGTACAGCGTCGAGGATTGCCGGGAGGACTTCGAGCATCCGGGGGCCGGGGTTGAAATTCATACCAACGGGCTGCGGGAACTCGTCTTCGGGGCGATCCGCGAGGGGCTGGCCGTCGCGTGCAAATCGGCCTCGGTGGAGCATCGCCTCCTGGAATTGGTCCGGGCCTACAAGATCGCCTCGGAGGATTCGACCCTGGCAGAGACCTGGCGGAGCCGACCCGGAACATTCGAAACCGCGACCGGGGAGAGCGTTTTCCCGGGCCCGTGGTCGGACGAGCTCAACCAGGACTTCGAGGACGTTTACAGTGACACTGTCAATGATCTAGAACGCGGGAAGTAG